In Paracoccus jeotgali, the following are encoded in one genomic region:
- a CDS encoding Rieske 2Fe-2S domain-containing protein, whose translation MTAIDKKSLIEQRVNTGLLGQWYPVAKSVEVKGTRPLGITALGQKLVLWRDGAGQIQCIEDFCPHRGAPLSYGEVHEGNIGCRYHGVVVNGEGVVVRVPAMPECALEGRKALASFEVFESNDAVFVYIPSAEQPEAPEFVLPQELASDEWTGFLCTAVWGTNYRYALDNLADPMHGCYLHSESFTLAYGSKQDLMKLDKTESGFHISRVGQVGENFDWSEFEVHPGNMFCFLDIPYPPAAGPGGFMRIVGMVLPIDETHCKVFFWRLRKVSGLARDSWRLLYRAKLEENHWNVLEQDRVMLEGMPDDARKREMLYQHDIGVSRIRQMLTRAAKSQVEAELAQSQAAE comes from the coding sequence ATGACCGCCATCGACAAGAAGTCCCTCATCGAACAGCGCGTGAATACCGGCCTGCTGGGCCAGTGGTATCCGGTCGCCAAATCGGTCGAGGTCAAGGGCACGCGCCCGCTGGGCATCACCGCGCTGGGGCAAAAGCTGGTGCTGTGGCGCGACGGCGCCGGCCAGATCCAGTGCATCGAGGATTTCTGCCCCCATCGCGGCGCACCGCTGTCCTATGGCGAGGTGCATGAGGGCAATATCGGCTGCCGCTATCACGGCGTCGTCGTCAATGGTGAAGGCGTGGTGGTGCGGGTTCCGGCGATGCCCGAATGTGCGCTGGAAGGCCGCAAGGCGCTGGCCTCGTTCGAGGTCTTCGAATCCAACGACGCGGTGTTTGTCTATATCCCCTCCGCCGAACAGCCCGAGGCGCCCGAATTCGTGCTGCCGCAGGAACTGGCCTCGGACGAATGGACCGGCTTTCTGTGCACCGCCGTCTGGGGCACGAATTACCGCTATGCGCTCGATAATCTCGCCGATCCGATGCATGGCTGCTATCTGCATTCCGAAAGCTTCACGCTGGCCTACGGCTCGAAACAGGACCTGATGAAGCTCGACAAGACCGAGTCCGGCTTTCACATCAGCCGCGTCGGTCAGGTGGGCGAGAACTTCGACTGGAGCGAGTTCGAGGTCCATCCCGGCAACATGTTCTGCTTTCTGGACATCCCCTATCCGCCGGCCGCCGGTCCGGGCGGGTTCATGCGGATCGTCGGCATGGTGCTGCCCATCGACGAGACGCATTGCAAGGTGTTCTTCTGGCGGCTGCGCAAGGTCTCGGGCCTGGCCCGCGACAGCTGGCGCCTGCTGTATCGCGCCAAGCTGGAAGAGAACCACTGGAACGTGCTGGAACAGGACCGGGTGATGCTGGAAGGCATGCCCGACGACGCCCGCAAGCGCGAGATGCTGTATCAGCACGATATCGGCGTCAGCCGCATCCGCCAGATGCTGACCCGCGCAGCCAAGTCGCAGGTCGAGGCCGAACTGGCCCAGTCGCAGGCGGCCGAGTGA
- a CDS encoding SDR family oxidoreductase, whose protein sequence is MLAGRTILVTGAARGLGAEIARGLARHGATLILADIAEDEGRATADELGASFLPVDLGDPASITGLAEAVADAGGGRLHGLVNNGAIATGIGGIGFDEIEIDSWDRVMRVNVRGTWLMTRAAAPLLRASGSGRVVNVASDTALWGAPRLLSYVASKGAVISMTRSLARELGPDRIGVAAVAPGILTTASTEYVPEARHRLYAEGRAVPGPQRPEEIVDTIAFLLTEGALTLTGQLLPVNNGFVFA, encoded by the coding sequence ATGCTGGCCGGTCGCACCATCCTTGTCACCGGCGCGGCGCGCGGTCTGGGGGCGGAAATCGCCCGCGGCCTCGCCCGACACGGCGCGACGCTGATCCTGGCCGACATCGCCGAGGATGAGGGCCGCGCCACCGCAGACGAGCTGGGGGCGAGCTTTCTGCCCGTCGATCTGGGCGATCCGGCCTCGATCACGGGGCTGGCCGAGGCTGTTGCCGACGCAGGCGGCGGGCGGCTGCACGGGCTGGTCAATAACGGCGCCATCGCCACCGGCATCGGCGGCATCGGCTTCGACGAGATCGAGATCGACAGCTGGGACCGGGTGATGCGGGTCAATGTCCGCGGCACCTGGCTGATGACCCGCGCCGCCGCGCCGCTGCTGCGGGCTTCCGGCTCAGGTCGGGTGGTGAATGTGGCTTCCGACACGGCGCTGTGGGGCGCGCCCCGGCTGCTGTCCTATGTGGCGTCCAAGGGCGCGGTGATCTCGATGACCCGCTCGCTGGCACGAGAGCTGGGCCCCGACCGGATCGGCGTCGCTGCCGTCGCGCCGGGCATACTGACCACCGCCTCGACCGAATACGTCCCCGAGGCGCGTCACCGGCTGTATGCCGAGGGTCGCGCCGTCCCCGGTCCGCAGCGCCCCGAGGAGATCGTCGACACCATCGCTTTTCTGCTGACCGAAGGGGCGCTGACCCTGACCGGGCAGCTTCTCCCGGTCAATAACGGCTTCGTCTTTGCCTGA
- a CDS encoding alpha/beta fold hydrolase — translation MFTPRHSLQIDYRERAGTGPALVLLHGIGSNAESFAGLLPFLPMDWRVIAWNAPGYLGSAPLDTDWPMAADYAQALAGLLDRLDLDRVTLAGHSLGALMATAYAVAHPDRVSRLVLASPALGHGIALGATLSPAAQDRIDELARLGPQEFAKARAPRLVFRPQDNPDLLAAVEAGMAQVTSPGYAQASRMLASGRLLDDAARLAVPTDVIVGVEDVVTPPEGARRLYAAIPAPLRGQLTEVPAAGHALATQAPLAFAQAVAAQNTPVL, via the coding sequence ATGTTCACGCCGCGCCATTCCTTGCAGATCGACTATCGCGAACGGGCCGGGACCGGTCCGGCGCTGGTGCTGCTGCATGGCATCGGCTCGAACGCCGAGTCATTCGCGGGCCTGTTGCCGTTCCTGCCGATGGATTGGCGCGTGATCGCGTGGAACGCGCCCGGCTATCTCGGCTCGGCCCCGCTCGACACGGATTGGCCCATGGCTGCCGACTACGCGCAGGCGCTGGCCGGGTTGCTGGATCGGCTGGATCTGGACCGGGTGACGCTGGCGGGGCACTCGCTGGGGGCGCTGATGGCGACGGCCTATGCGGTCGCGCATCCGGACCGGGTCAGCCGTCTGGTGCTGGCCTCGCCCGCGCTTGGCCACGGCATCGCGCTGGGCGCGACCCTCAGCCCCGCCGCGCAGGACCGCATCGACGAATTGGCGCGGCTTGGCCCGCAGGAATTCGCGAAAGCCCGCGCGCCGCGCCTGGTCTTTCGTCCGCAGGACAACCCTGACCTTCTGGCCGCCGTCGAGGCCGGCATGGCGCAGGTGACAAGCCCCGGCTACGCGCAGGCGTCGCGGATGCTGGCCTCGGGTCGGCTGCTGGACGACGCGGCGCGGCTTGCGGTCCCCACCGACGTCATCGTCGGGGTCGAGGATGTCGTGACCCCGCCCGAGGGCGCGCGCCGGCTTTACGCGGCCATCCCTGCGCCCCTTCGCGGCCAATTGACCGAAGTGCCCGCCGCCGGGCACGCGCTGGCCACCCAGGCACCCCTCGCCTTCGCTCAGGCGGTGGCGGCCCAGAACACGCCGGTCCTGTGA
- a CDS encoding VOC family protein codes for MTEPVRVGSLRGIMMRGPDVSATLPFYQDMWGLSLSHQEDGLALLRGTGTEPFLYGLKDGPVYGIEYVHFAMPDRESMDALHAQIVARGHTPLGQPAEFDDWVGGYGFETLDPDNRRLRFRTDARVLDDQKDWAKPKKVSHVVLNTPDMEGTQKFYEDVLGFRTSDYSADQMVFLRCNSDHHSIALVRANYPSVNHVAFEMPTLDEFMRGIGRMKQKGHVPTWGPGRHGPGNNPFAYFVSPSGFVIEFTSELQQIDEATHEPKVWSRADPEAMDRWMTAGPPTPAQRAVMQGRPDPGFPELRTE; via the coding sequence ATGACAGAGCCAGTCCGAGTCGGATCGCTGCGCGGCATCATGATGCGCGGCCCGGATGTCAGCGCCACGCTGCCATTCTATCAGGACATGTGGGGGCTGAGCCTGTCCCATCAGGAAGACGGCCTGGCCCTGCTGCGCGGCACCGGGACCGAACCCTTCCTGTACGGGCTGAAGGACGGCCCGGTCTATGGGATCGAATATGTCCATTTCGCCATGCCCGACCGCGAGTCGATGGACGCCCTGCACGCGCAGATCGTCGCCCGCGGTCACACGCCCCTGGGCCAGCCGGCCGAGTTCGACGACTGGGTCGGCGGCTATGGGTTCGAGACGCTGGACCCGGACAACCGCCGGCTGCGGTTTCGCACCGACGCCCGCGTGCTGGACGACCAGAAGGACTGGGCCAAGCCGAAAAAGGTCAGCCATGTGGTGCTGAACACCCCCGACATGGAAGGCACGCAGAAATTCTATGAGGACGTGCTGGGCTTCCGCACCTCGGACTATTCCGCCGACCAGATGGTCTTCCTGCGCTGCAATTCGGACCACCACTCGATCGCGCTGGTCCGCGCCAATTACCCCAGCGTCAACCATGTCGCCTTCGAGATGCCGACGCTGGACGAGTTCATGCGCGGCATCGGGCGGATGAAGCAAAAGGGCCATGTCCCGACCTGGGGTCCGGGCCGCCACGGCCCCGGCAACAACCCGTTTGCCTATTTCGTCTCGCCCTCGGGTTTCGTGATCGAGTTCACCTCGGAACTGCAGCAGATCGACGAGGCGACGCACGAACCCAAGGTCTGGTCGCGCGCCGACCCCGAGGCGATGGACCGCTGGATGACCGCCGGCCCACCCACCCCGGCGCAGCGCGCCGTCATGCAGGGCCGGCCCGATCCCGGCTTTCCCGAGTTGAGGACCGAGTGA
- a CDS encoding SDR family oxidoreductase, with product MDYGYQGKVAVITGGSSGIGLATVRFLLEQGAKVAFCARNEGRLDDVRRVLARDHDDDRILTQALSVLDPEAVGAFADAVRDRWGSCDLLVNNAGQGRVSTFADTTDADWREEYELKLFSQIHPIRAFLPLLRESHGSIVAVNSLLAYQPEPHMVCTSSARAGVQNMLKSLSLELAPEVRVNSVLLGLIESGQWTRRFAEREDQSQSRAEWYGNLAAKKGIPLGRLGDPTEAAAAIAFLGSRAASYITGAQLDVSGGLARHI from the coding sequence ATGGATTACGGCTATCAGGGCAAGGTCGCGGTCATCACCGGCGGATCGTCCGGCATCGGTCTGGCGACCGTGCGCTTTCTGCTGGAACAGGGGGCAAAAGTGGCCTTCTGCGCCCGCAATGAAGGGCGGCTGGACGATGTGCGCCGGGTGCTGGCGCGCGATCACGACGACGACCGCATCCTGACGCAGGCGCTGTCGGTGCTGGACCCGGAAGCGGTGGGCGCGTTCGCCGACGCCGTGAGGGACCGCTGGGGCAGTTGCGATCTGCTGGTGAACAATGCCGGGCAGGGCCGGGTGTCCACCTTCGCCGACACCACCGACGCCGACTGGCGCGAGGAATACGAGCTGAAGCTGTTCAGCCAGATCCACCCGATCCGGGCCTTCCTGCCGCTGCTGCGCGAAAGCCACGGGTCGATCGTGGCCGTCAACTCGCTGCTCGCCTACCAGCCCGAGCCGCATATGGTCTGCACCTCGTCGGCGCGTGCCGGGGTGCAGAACATGCTGAAATCCCTCAGCCTCGAACTGGCGCCCGAGGTCCGCGTGAACTCGGTCCTGCTGGGGCTGATCGAATCAGGGCAATGGACCCGCCGCTTTGCCGAGCGCGAGGACCAAAGCCAGAGCCGTGCCGAATGGTACGGCAATCTTGCCGCGAAAAAGGGCATCCCCCTTGGCCGCCTTGGCGACCCGACCGAAGCCGCTGCGGCCATCGCCTTTCTCGGCTCAAGGGCCGCCAGCTACATCACCGGTGCCCAGCTCGACGTGTCGGGCGGCCTTGCGCGCCATATCTGA
- a CDS encoding thiamine pyrophosphate-binding protein, producing the protein MLLQPIDETEAQTETVGDFIARYLAGIGVKAIFGVISIHNMPILDAVARQGKIRFIPARGEAGAMNMADAYARVTGGLGVCMTSTGTAAGNAAGAQAEALTAGSPVLHITTQVDSEFADRDRAAIHDVPRQPEMLRGVSKAVFRMWDANGAIGALTAAVSAALSAPTGPVSLEIPVDVQRSQARGPARIHVPQPVRPLAPDAVIDELAELVKQARRPLLWLGGGARGAGKQATELLHRGFGVVTSTNGRAVVSEEEPGNLGAFNMTPEAAELYQSCDLMIVVGSRLRGNETRNNKMPLARRLVQIDADPAQGGRNYPVDLFAHGDAADTLQRLLDRLPQKLDTDPDLPFDIARVRAQAEGGMRDLLGPYAAIAEALTERVAAGGRPWVRDVTISNSTFGNRYVRIAAPRDGVHALGGGIGQGIAMGIGAALASPGPKAVTLLGDGGAMLGLAEMITAVDENAPLVYVLMNDQAYGVIQNIQDAQYDSRRHYSKVAVPDFGLFCRSIGMPHQVVRSPEDFAAALDTALQADGPQLVEVDMCSIGPFAESFAGPPPVPPATRTDAMRLGLIGFGNIATAVLDLLGRDTPPAHVAVLTRPGSVEDVRRRLESDLAPPAPSHAVVTDAAGLLAERPDLVVECAGHAAATAYVPAILRAGTDVVLVSVGALADPDLEAALTRAATEGGASLVLPAGAIGAVDLLSALGAAGDLAVRYRGIKPPGAWAGTPAAEILDLDSLTEARRFFTGTAREAATEYPKNANVAATLALAGAGFDATEVELTADPAAPGNVHEYSVTSPLANYTIRIENKPSPGNAKTSATTIYSVVREIRNRLGPIAI; encoded by the coding sequence ATGCTGCTTCAGCCGATCGACGAGACCGAGGCCCAGACCGAAACCGTGGGCGACTTCATCGCCCGCTATCTTGCCGGCATCGGCGTCAAGGCCATCTTCGGCGTGATCTCGATTCACAACATGCCGATCCTGGATGCCGTGGCGCGACAGGGCAAGATCCGCTTCATCCCCGCCCGGGGCGAGGCCGGGGCCATGAACATGGCCGATGCCTATGCACGCGTGACGGGGGGGCTGGGGGTCTGCATGACCTCGACCGGGACCGCCGCCGGCAATGCCGCCGGCGCGCAGGCAGAGGCGCTGACCGCGGGCTCGCCCGTGCTGCACATCACCACCCAGGTCGACAGCGAATTCGCCGACCGCGACCGCGCCGCCATCCACGACGTGCCGCGCCAGCCCGAGATGCTGCGCGGCGTGTCCAAGGCGGTGTTCCGCATGTGGGACGCCAATGGCGCCATCGGCGCGCTGACCGCCGCCGTGTCCGCCGCGCTGTCCGCGCCCACCGGCCCGGTCAGCCTGGAGATCCCGGTCGACGTCCAACGATCGCAAGCGCGCGGCCCGGCCCGCATCCACGTCCCGCAGCCGGTGCGGCCGCTGGCCCCGGATGCGGTGATCGACGAGCTGGCCGAACTGGTCAAACAGGCGCGCCGGCCCTTGCTGTGGCTGGGCGGCGGTGCGCGCGGTGCGGGCAAGCAGGCGACCGAGCTGCTGCATCGCGGCTTCGGCGTCGTCACCTCGACCAATGGCCGCGCCGTGGTGTCCGAGGAAGAGCCGGGCAATCTGGGTGCCTTCAACATGACGCCCGAGGCGGCCGAGCTGTATCAAAGCTGCGATCTGATGATCGTCGTCGGCTCTCGGCTGCGCGGGAACGAGACCCGCAACAACAAGATGCCGCTGGCGCGCCGGCTGGTGCAGATCGACGCCGACCCCGCGCAGGGCGGGCGCAACTATCCGGTCGATCTGTTTGCCCATGGCGATGCCGCCGACACGCTGCAACGCCTGCTGGACCGGCTGCCGCAAAAGCTGGACACCGATCCCGACCTGCCCTTTGACATCGCCCGCGTCCGGGCGCAGGCCGAGGGCGGGATGCGCGACCTGCTGGGCCCCTATGCCGCCATTGCCGAGGCGCTGACCGAGCGCGTGGCCGCCGGTGGCCGGCCCTGGGTGCGCGACGTCACCATCTCGAACTCGACCTTCGGCAACCGCTATGTTCGCATCGCCGCGCCGCGCGACGGTGTGCACGCGCTGGGCGGCGGCATCGGGCAGGGGATCGCCATGGGCATCGGCGCGGCGCTGGCATCGCCGGGGCCCAAGGCGGTGACGCTGCTGGGCGATGGCGGCGCGATGCTGGGACTGGCCGAGATGATCACCGCCGTCGATGAAAACGCGCCGCTGGTCTATGTGCTGATGAACGATCAGGCCTATGGCGTGATCCAGAACATCCAGGACGCGCAATACGACAGCCGCCGGCATTACTCCAAGGTCGCAGTGCCGGATTTCGGGCTGTTCTGCCGCTCGATCGGGATGCCGCATCAGGTGGTCCGCTCGCCCGAGGATTTCGCCGCCGCGCTGGATACCGCGCTGCAGGCCGACGGCCCGCAACTGGTCGAGGTCGACATGTGCAGCATCGGCCCCTTCGCCGAATCCTTTGCCGGCCCGCCGCCGGTGCCGCCGGCAACAAGGACTGATGCCATGCGTCTGGGTCTGATCGGCTTTGGCAATATCGCGACGGCGGTTCTGGACCTGCTGGGCCGGGACACACCGCCCGCGCATGTCGCGGTGCTGACCCGGCCCGGTTCGGTGGAGGATGTCCGTCGTCGGCTGGAGAGCGATCTGGCCCCGCCCGCGCCCAGCCATGCGGTGGTGACCGACGCGGCGGGGCTGCTGGCCGAGCGTCCGGATCTGGTGGTCGAATGTGCGGGCCACGCCGCCGCAACAGCTTATGTGCCGGCGATCCTGCGGGCCGGGACGGATGTGGTGCTGGTCTCGGTCGGTGCGCTGGCCGATCCCGATCTGGAAGCCGCGCTGACACGGGCCGCGACCGAAGGCGGTGCGAGTCTGGTCCTGCCCGCCGGGGCCATCGGGGCGGTCGACCTGCTGTCGGCCCTTGGGGCGGCGGGCGATCTGGCCGTGCGCTATCGCGGGATCAAGCCGCCCGGCGCCTGGGCCGGGACGCCTGCGGCAGAGATCCTCGATCTGGACAGCCTGACCGAGGCGCGGCGCTTTTTCACCGGCACGGCGCGCGAGGCGGCCACCGAATACCCCAAGAACGCCAATGTCGCGGCCACGCTGGCGCTGGCCGGGGCGGGTTTCGACGCGACCGAGGTCGAACTGACCGCCGACCCCGCCGCGCCGGGCAATGTGCATGAATACAGCGTCACCTCGCCGCTGGCGAATTACACCATCCGCATCGAGAACAAGCCCTCGCCCGGGAATGCCAAGACCTCGGCCACCACGATCTACAGCGTGGTGCGGGAAATCCGTAACCGGCTTGGCCCGATCGCGATCTGA
- a CDS encoding aldehyde dehydrogenase gives MRGDVMTDLPEGKLFVAGEWEQGSGAEITSIFPADGSVNRVLNGASESDGLRAIERAKQAQADPAWLNLRPHERARFLYRIADGIEANIDRISQIQTRDTGKTLRETSALAASAAGTFRYFGAVVETLDETLTTQRGDALTASVHEPLGVVAAITPWNSPIASDAQKVAPALAAGNAVLLKPASWSPLVSLELARIIEESGLPKGLFSVLPGAGREIGNLLVEHPDIAKVSFTGGTSTGRTLARKAAEKLMPISLELGGKSPTIVFADADLDQAVAGVLYGVFSSTGQSCIAGARLFVQRAIHDEFVARLVSAAERLRVGHPFDAATQVAPMIHFDHRDAVAEHVRSALSEGAELLTGGAPPTGEDYDRGAYYSPTILSGVDNTARICRDEVFGPVLVVLPFDDEADVIAQGNDNDYGLACGIWTRDFPRAWRVGRAIRTGTVWINTYKQFSISTPFGGEKDSGMGREKGRDGVRAYMAQKSIYTDLTGHPLAWAGGVA, from the coding sequence ATGAGGGGAGACGTCATGACCGATCTGCCAGAGGGCAAGCTGTTCGTTGCCGGCGAATGGGAGCAGGGCAGCGGCGCCGAGATCACCTCGATCTTTCCGGCAGACGGCTCTGTCAACCGCGTCCTGAACGGCGCCTCTGAAAGCGACGGGCTGCGCGCCATCGAACGCGCGAAACAGGCGCAGGCCGACCCGGCCTGGCTGAACCTGCGCCCGCATGAACGCGCCCGGTTCCTGTATCGCATCGCCGACGGGATTGAGGCGAATATCGACCGCATTTCGCAGATTCAGACCCGCGATACGGGCAAGACGCTGCGCGAAACCAGTGCGCTGGCCGCGTCTGCGGCGGGCACGTTCCGGTATTTCGGTGCCGTCGTGGAAACGCTGGACGAAACCCTGACCACCCAGCGCGGCGACGCGCTGACGGCGTCGGTCCACGAACCGCTGGGGGTGGTCGCCGCGATCACGCCGTGGAACTCGCCCATCGCGTCCGACGCGCAAAAGGTCGCGCCCGCGCTGGCTGCGGGGAACGCCGTGCTGCTCAAGCCTGCCTCGTGGTCGCCGCTGGTCAGTCTGGAACTGGCGCGCATCATTGAGGAATCCGGCCTGCCCAAGGGGCTGTTCTCGGTCCTGCCCGGTGCGGGGCGCGAGATCGGCAACCTGCTGGTCGAACATCCCGACATCGCCAAGGTCAGCTTCACCGGCGGCACCTCGACCGGCCGCACGCTGGCGCGCAAGGCGGCGGAAAAGCTGATGCCGATCTCGCTGGAACTGGGCGGCAAATCCCCGACCATCGTCTTTGCCGACGCCGATCTGGATCAGGCGGTGGCGGGGGTGCTGTATGGGGTGTTTTCGTCGACCGGGCAAAGCTGCATCGCGGGGGCGCGGCTGTTCGTGCAGCGCGCGATCCATGACGAGTTCGTCGCGCGCCTTGTCTCTGCCGCCGAGCGGCTGCGCGTGGGTCACCCCTTCGACGCCGCGACGCAGGTCGCGCCGATGATCCATTTCGACCACCGCGACGCCGTGGCCGAGCACGTCAGATCGGCCCTGTCCGAAGGCGCCGAACTGCTGACCGGCGGCGCGCCGCCCACGGGCGAGGATTACGACCGCGGCGCCTATTACAGCCCGACCATCCTGTCCGGCGTCGACAACACCGCCCGCATCTGCCGCGACGAGGTGTTCGGCCCCGTGCTGGTGGTGCTGCCCTTCGACGACGAGGCCGACGTGATCGCGCAGGGCAACGACAATGATTACGGCCTCGCCTGCGGCATCTGGACCCGCGATTTCCCCAGAGCATGGCGCGTCGGGCGGGCGATCCGCACCGGCACCGTCTGGATCAACACCTACAAGCAGTTTTCCATCTCGACCCCCTTCGGCGGCGAAAAGGACAGCGGCATGGGCCGCGAAAAGGGCCGCGACGGCGTCCGCGCCTATATGGCGCAGAAATCGATCTATACCGACCTGACCGGCCACCCGCTGGCCTGGGCCGGGGGAGTTGCGTGA
- a CDS encoding FAD-dependent oxidoreductase has translation MPASVAIVGTGPSGCYLAQALLKARPDLRVDLIDRLPVPYGLVRYGVAADHQGTKAVTRQFERLFERQGARFIGNLDIGADVTLDDLRGCYDAVVLAAGLSVDRCLQIPGEDLAGVATAGEVIRALNEHPDSKALPPLGRRVVVMGNGNVAIDLVRLLAKSGEELAGTDLGEGPSAWLQSAGVEAIDIIGRSPAAQAKFDPVMVKELHRLAHVRIAVEGAGSTEDAEAQKRLDALAAIDGTTHGDRQLTFRFGLTPLAIEGQDGRVTAARFRDASGVEVTIPCDTVLTAIGFQSCTNLSRDDLLVDALDLDAGVLAAGLYATGWFRRGPRGTIPDNRTDAQVLAARILNDLGETGGKPGLPATEGLVDHAGWKRIDAAELAGARPGRCRRKIADRQTMLEIAQDR, from the coding sequence ATGCCGGCCTCGGTCGCCATCGTCGGGACCGGCCCCTCGGGCTGCTATCTGGCGCAGGCGCTGCTGAAGGCGCGGCCCGATCTGCGCGTCGATCTGATCGACCGGCTGCCGGTGCCCTATGGCCTTGTGCGCTATGGCGTCGCGGCCGATCATCAAGGCACCAAGGCCGTGACCCGCCAGTTCGAGCGTTTGTTCGAGCGGCAGGGCGCGCGGTTCATCGGCAATCTGGACATCGGCGCCGATGTGACGCTGGACGATCTGCGCGGCTGCTATGACGCGGTCGTTCTGGCCGCCGGGCTGTCGGTCGACCGCTGCCTGCAGATCCCGGGCGAGGATCTGGCCGGCGTCGCCACCGCGGGCGAGGTGATCCGCGCCCTGAACGAGCACCCCGACAGCAAGGCCTTGCCGCCGCTGGGGCGGCGCGTGGTGGTGATGGGCAATGGCAATGTCGCCATCGATCTGGTCCGCCTGCTGGCCAAAAGCGGCGAGGAACTGGCCGGCACCGATCTGGGCGAGGGGCCGTCGGCCTGGCTTCAGTCCGCCGGGGTCGAGGCCATCGACATCATCGGCCGTTCGCCCGCCGCGCAGGCCAAGTTCGATCCGGTGATGGTCAAGGAACTGCACCGGCTGGCGCATGTCCGCATTGCCGTCGAGGGCGCGGGCAGCACCGAGGACGCCGAGGCCCAGAAGCGGCTGGACGCGCTGGCGGCCATTGACGGCACCACGCATGGCGACCGTCAACTGACGTTCCGCTTCGGGCTGACGCCGCTCGCGATCGAGGGGCAGGACGGCCGCGTCACCGCCGCGCGCTTTCGCGACGCCTCGGGGGTCGAGGTGACGATCCCCTGCGACACCGTGCTGACCGCCATCGGGTTTCAAAGCTGCACCAACCTGTCGCGGGACGATCTGCTGGTGGACGCGCTGGATCTGGACGCGGGCGTGCTGGCGGCGGGGCTGTATGCCACCGGCTGGTTCCGGCGCGGCCCGCGCGGGACCATCCCCGACAACCGCACCGACGCGCAGGTTCTTGCCGCCCGCATCCTGAACGATCTGGGCGAGACCGGCGGCAAGCCCGGCTTGCCCGCGACCGAGGGCCTCGTCGATCACGCAGGCTGGAAGCGCATCGACGCGGCCGAGCTTGCCGGCGCCCGCCCCGGCCGCTGCCGCCGGAAGATCGCCGACCGCCAGACCATGCTTGAAATCGCGCAAGACAGGTAA
- a CDS encoding flavodoxin domain-containing protein, giving the protein MNITVLYGTETGNAEMLAEDVAAHLEGAHEVACTNLSDFAPADFDPGQFYLVICSTYGDGELPASAKPFAEAMEAEMPDLAGVHFAIFGLGDTEYEDTHNFGSRIIAEMLQARGASQIGERVLHDASGGDMADDLAMDWADSVVELAAQQMKEDA; this is encoded by the coding sequence ATGAACATCACCGTCCTTTACGGAACCGAAACCGGCAATGCCGAGATGCTGGCCGAAGACGTGGCGGCGCATCTGGAAGGCGCGCACGAGGTCGCCTGCACCAACCTGTCGGACTTCGCCCCCGCCGACTTCGATCCCGGCCAGTTCTATCTGGTCATCTGCTCGACCTATGGCGATGGTGAGCTGCCGGCCTCGGCCAAGCCCTTCGCCGAGGCGATGGAGGCCGAGATGCCCGATCTGGCCGGCGTCCATTTCGCCATCTTCGGCCTTGGCGACACCGAATACGAGGACACGCATAATTTCGGCAGCCGGATCATCGCCGAGATGCTGCAAGCGCGCGGCGCGAGCCAGATCGGAGAGCGCGTGCTGCACGACGCCTCGGGCGGCGATATGGCCGACGATCTGGCGATGGACTGGGCCGACAGCGTGGTGGAACTGGCCGCGCAGCAGATGAAAGAGGATGCGTGA
- a CDS encoding pentapeptide repeat-containing protein, with protein MNAADILERLSVPWRHGAHVDLTGIVCADRLDLSGRDLPGVDFSGARFPQGIDAQGARFQGLAWFRGAVFGGPSLFQRARFVSDARLEETQFDHLADFTEAEFRGIARFDAARFAQGASFAGSVSYGNVSLAHADFGAAANFHDAEYLGGIWCDHTTFAASTDFTGIQIHGRLWLRGAQVQGARLNADRFPLSYGYAYT; from the coding sequence ATGAACGCCGCTGACATCCTCGAACGCCTCTCGGTCCCCTGGCGGCATGGCGCCCATGTCGATCTGACCGGCATCGTCTGCGCGGATCGGCTGGACCTGTCGGGCCGCGACCTGCCGGGGGTCGATTTCTCGGGCGCGCGCTTCCCGCAGGGCATCGACGCCCAAGGCGCGCGTTTTCAGGGGCTGGCATGGTTCCGGGGCGCGGTCTTCGGCGGCCCCAGCCTGTTCCAGCGCGCCAGATTCGTCAGCGACGCCCGGCTCGAGGAGACGCAGTTCGATCACCTCGCCGATTTCACCGAGGCCGAATTTCGCGGCATCGCCCGGTTCGACGCCGCCCGCTTTGCCCAAGGCGCCAGCTTTGCCGGATCGGTGTCCTATGGCAACGTCTCGCTGGCCCATGCGGACTTCGGGGCGGCGGCGAATTTCCATGACGCCGAATATCTTGGCGGCATCTGGTGCGACCACACCACGTTCGCCGCCAGCACCGACTTTACCGGAATCCAGATCCACGGACGGCTCTGGCTTCGCGGCGCGCAGGTTCAGGGCGCGCGCCTTAACGCCGACAGGTTTCCCCTGTCCTATGGCTATGCATATACGTGA